The Effusibacillus pohliae DSM 22757 genome includes a window with the following:
- a CDS encoding LutB/LldF family L-lactate oxidation iron-sulfur protein — translation MSSKPAAPFKERIRRAIADEALIKAVKFTTDRLESGKLASSAALGNWEQWREQGRRIRSHVVQHLDYYLGQLIENVKKRGGHVHIADTAQEAVDIFLQIAREKNAKSVLKSKSMVSEEVHLNKALEEFSVKVIESDLGEYIIQLFGEAPSHIIIPAIHKKRGQIAEKFSEISGKPISEDTPTLVKFAREQLRKEFLTADIGVSGCNFAIAESGSIVMFTNEGNGRMITTLPPVHVAFMGMERLLPSFEDLETFVNLLPRSATGQKITTYVSVMNGPRQAGDLDGAQEFHLIIVDNGRSGILGDDEFQEVLNCIRCGACLNVCPVYRQIGGHAYGDVYPGPIGAVLTPLLRNDMETWGDLPYASSLCAACTDACPVKIPLHDMLVHLRARKVRMGLTPRWERLAFKAWSGTFAKPGRYRLSMRAARMMVPLIAKDGFIEKGPLHLLGWTHARHFPSPAKQTFREQWSRIAAELTAGKRNAGEAFDSAGGERASEGGAMDDGKGGRTE, via the coding sequence ATGAGCAGCAAACCGGCGGCACCGTTTAAGGAACGGATTCGGCGCGCGATTGCGGACGAAGCGCTGATCAAAGCGGTGAAATTTACGACCGACCGGCTGGAAAGCGGCAAACTTGCTTCCAGCGCGGCGCTGGGCAACTGGGAACAGTGGCGGGAACAAGGCAGACGAATTCGCTCCCATGTGGTGCAACATCTCGATTATTACCTGGGCCAATTGATTGAAAATGTCAAAAAGCGCGGCGGACATGTCCATATCGCCGACACCGCGCAGGAAGCAGTCGATATTTTCCTGCAGATTGCACGGGAGAAAAATGCGAAGAGCGTTCTCAAATCAAAATCGATGGTGTCGGAAGAGGTGCACCTCAACAAAGCACTGGAGGAATTCAGTGTCAAGGTGATCGAGAGCGACCTCGGCGAATATATCATTCAGCTGTTCGGCGAAGCGCCGTCCCATATCATCATTCCGGCCATTCACAAGAAACGGGGCCAGATTGCGGAGAAATTTTCCGAGATCAGCGGAAAACCCATTTCGGAAGACACGCCGACGCTGGTGAAATTCGCCCGCGAACAGCTGCGCAAGGAATTTTTGACGGCCGATATCGGTGTCTCGGGCTGCAACTTTGCGATTGCCGAATCGGGTTCAATCGTCATGTTTACGAACGAAGGGAACGGCCGGATGATCACGACCCTGCCGCCGGTGCATGTGGCGTTTATGGGCATGGAAAGGCTGCTGCCGTCATTCGAGGATCTCGAGACGTTCGTGAACCTGTTGCCGCGCAGTGCGACCGGACAAAAAATCACGACGTACGTGTCGGTGATGAACGGTCCGCGGCAGGCGGGCGATCTGGACGGAGCGCAGGAATTTCACCTGATCATTGTGGATAACGGGCGCAGCGGGATTTTGGGTGATGACGAGTTCCAAGAGGTTCTCAACTGCATCCGCTGCGGCGCGTGCCTGAACGTCTGTCCGGTCTACCGCCAGATCGGCGGACACGCCTATGGCGATGTGTATCCGGGGCCAATCGGTGCTGTGCTGACGCCGCTGCTGCGCAACGATATGGAGACATGGGGCGATCTGCCCTACGCATCAAGCCTTTGCGCTGCATGCACGGACGCTTGTCCGGTGAAAATACCGCTGCATGACATGCTGGTTCACCTGCGCGCCCGCAAGGTCAGAATGGGCTTGACGCCCCGATGGGAACGGCTGGCGTTCAAAGCGTGGAGCGGTACCTTTGCGAAACCTGGGCGCTACCGGCTGTCGATGAGAGCGGCACGGATGATGGTGCCGTTGATCGCGAAAGACGGATTTATCGAAAAAGGGCCGCTTCACCTGCTGGGCTGGACGCATGCGCGCCATTTTCCGTCACCCGCGAAGCAGACGTTCCGTGAACAGTGGAGCCGGATTGCGGCGGAACTGACGGCGGGGAAGCGGAACGCCGGTGAGGCGTTTGATAGTGCGGGTGGAGAGAGGGCGTCAGAAGGCGGTGCAATGGACGACGGGAAAGGAGGACGGACGGAATGA
- a CDS encoding LutC/YkgG family protein has protein sequence MNKEQAFLERIAKRLGRTEPLRQKPERDVVGAPGFWREFRLSTGEKIGRFCESWRALTGVAEVVDSDEQAIEVLKRWVQEENLQRLVRWDHPELEKLGIDEALARDGVQVEVWSTSRVTAAKLPDRAMIQMVNEADAGITWVDYAVADTGTVCLFSSPGKARSVSLLPPIHISIFRAEQLVTRIGEVLAKLDDMNRQSALPAGVNFITGPSRSADIENDLSIGVHGPKKVYALIIRS, from the coding sequence ATGAATAAGGAACAAGCGTTTCTGGAGCGGATCGCCAAACGGTTGGGGCGGACGGAACCACTCAGGCAAAAGCCGGAACGGGATGTGGTGGGAGCACCTGGCTTCTGGCGCGAATTCCGGCTTTCGACGGGGGAGAAGATCGGGCGGTTTTGCGAAAGCTGGCGAGCGCTGACCGGCGTGGCGGAAGTGGTGGACTCGGATGAGCAGGCGATCGAGGTACTGAAACGCTGGGTGCAGGAAGAAAATCTGCAGCGGCTGGTTCGCTGGGACCACCCGGAATTGGAGAAGCTGGGAATCGATGAAGCGTTGGCCCGGGATGGCGTACAGGTGGAAGTGTGGAGCACAAGTCGCGTCACGGCAGCAAAGCTGCCGGATCGCGCTATGATCCAGATGGTGAACGAAGCGGATGCGGGGATTACCTGGGTGGATTACGCGGTGGCCGATACGGGAACGGTGTGTCTGTTCTCATCGCCGGGCAAGGCTCGCTCAGTCAGCCTGCTGCCGCCGATTCACATCTCGATTTTTCGGGCTGAACAGCTGGTCACCCGGATCGGCGAGGTCCTCGCCAAGCTCGACGATATGAACCGGCAAAGCGCGTTGCCGGCCGGCGTCAATTTTATCACCGGCCCGTCCCGCAGCGCCGACATCGAAAACGATCTGTCGATCGGTGTCCACGGCCCGAAAAAAGTGTACGCGCTGATCATTCGCAGCTAA
- a CDS encoding CocE/NonD family hydrolase, whose product MEIQIFRDVRIPMRDGIALSADIYRPKQDGRHPAIVVRTPYGKTSKEIHANGCYFAEHGYAYIVMDVRGRGDSDGEFVPYRNEAQDGHDSIEWVAAQPWCTGDVGTMGGSYLARIQWLTALTQPPHLRAMICIVSPSDPFVEWPTGIPIPFHLCWLYMTSGRIMQNVDVVDWESVYQHLPLVTMDEATGRRIEHWRTEFEHPYLDDWWKQICYQSSFHKIDLPVLHISGWYDDEQVGTPLNFIGMTHHAATEKTRNSQKLLMGPWPHQINRSTKLGELDFGPDSLIDLRGYQLRWFDYWLKEKQNGIMDEPPVRIFVMGDNKWRGEHEWPLARTVWTKYYIHSLGHANSRFGDGWLSVEQPNTALADADTQPDLAKPASPRRTDQEAAEAASDRYLYDPSRPVPFISDMTSAQIGGPDDYSAIERRDDVLVYSTPPLAEDVEVTGPIRMELYAASSAKDTDFMVKLLDVWPNGFAQRLTDGMVRARFREGMEHPSLIEPGRIYKYEIDCWNTSHVFKKGHQIRIEIASSAFPKYDRNPNTGAPLGKASEMIVAEQTIYHCKEYPSAILLPIIPRGN is encoded by the coding sequence ATGGAGATCCAGATTTTTCGCGATGTGCGCATTCCGATGCGGGACGGCATCGCCTTATCGGCCGATATTTACCGGCCGAAACAGGACGGCCGCCACCCAGCGATCGTCGTTCGCACTCCGTACGGCAAGACCAGCAAGGAGATCCATGCGAACGGGTGCTATTTTGCTGAACATGGATATGCCTATATCGTCATGGACGTCCGCGGGCGGGGCGATTCGGACGGCGAATTTGTGCCATACCGCAACGAGGCGCAGGATGGGCACGACAGCATTGAATGGGTGGCTGCACAACCCTGGTGCACCGGTGATGTGGGCACGATGGGCGGTTCCTACCTGGCCCGCATCCAATGGCTGACAGCGCTGACCCAGCCCCCTCACCTGCGGGCGATGATCTGCATAGTATCCCCGTCCGATCCGTTCGTGGAATGGCCGACCGGCATCCCGATCCCGTTTCACCTGTGCTGGCTGTACATGACAAGCGGCCGCATCATGCAAAATGTGGACGTGGTCGATTGGGAGTCGGTCTACCAACACCTGCCGCTCGTGACGATGGACGAGGCGACCGGCCGCCGCATCGAGCATTGGCGGACAGAGTTTGAACACCCGTATCTCGACGACTGGTGGAAACAGATCTGCTACCAATCCTCTTTTCACAAAATCGACCTGCCGGTCCTCCATATCTCCGGCTGGTATGACGACGAACAGGTCGGCACGCCGCTCAACTTCATCGGCATGACCCACCACGCGGCGACGGAAAAGACGAGAAACAGCCAAAAGCTGCTGATGGGCCCCTGGCCGCATCAAATCAACCGCTCGACTAAACTGGGGGAGCTCGATTTCGGTCCCGACTCGCTGATCGACCTGCGCGGCTACCAACTGCGCTGGTTCGACTATTGGCTGAAAGAGAAGCAAAATGGTATCATGGACGAACCGCCGGTTCGCATTTTCGTCATGGGGGACAACAAATGGCGGGGCGAACACGAATGGCCGCTCGCCCGGACCGTGTGGACAAAATACTATATCCACAGCCTCGGACACGCCAACAGCCGATTCGGCGACGGTTGGCTGTCGGTAGAGCAGCCAAACACCGCTTTGGCCGATGCGGATACGCAACCGGACCTCGCGAAGCCCGCGTCTCCCCGCCGCACCGATCAGGAAGCGGCAGAAGCCGCATCCGATCGTTATTTGTACGACCCGAGCCGGCCGGTGCCGTTTATTTCCGACATGACATCGGCTCAAATCGGCGGACCGGACGACTATTCGGCGATCGAACGGCGGGACGATGTGCTGGTGTACAGCACCCCACCGCTGGCGGAAGATGTCGAAGTGACAGGGCCGATCAGGATGGAACTGTATGCTGCGTCGAGTGCGAAAGACACCGATTTTATGGTCAAACTGCTCGACGTGTGGCCGAACGGATTTGCGCAGCGCTTGACGGACGGCATGGTCAGGGCCCGGTTTCGCGAAGGCATGGAACACCCTTCGCTGATCGAACCGGGCCGGATCTACAAATATGAGATCGACTGCTGGAACACGTCGCATGTTTTCAAAAAGGGGCACCAGATTCGGATCGAGATCGCCTCCAGCGCTTTTCCGAAATACGACCGCAACCCGAACACCGGCGCCCCGTTAGGGAAAGCCTCCGAGATGATCGTGGCGGAACAGACCATTTACCATTGCAAGGAGTATCCGTCGGCGATTCTTTTGCCGATCATCCCTCGCGGCAACTGA